From Mustelus asterias unplaced genomic scaffold, sMusAst1.hap1.1 HAP1_SCAFFOLD_210, whole genome shotgun sequence:
ccagcattttctgtttttgtttcagattccagcatccgcaatattttgcttttatctgtattTATATATCCAAATGTGCTATGTTAACAAAATGGACCGTTACTAACCGTAATATAAAGCATCATGTGATTTAGctgacttgaccatattcctatagttattcagtcattaaagacacagtcatggagcattaaacttgccgagcaggGCCCCTTGTAtcaacacacaggcagctgctttgtgagactgctggcagcacagacaagtcagagattaGAGTGTCttgagaagagagattcattgtgaaagctcagggacggttgataagatgtagcaattctatgattctaatgaacattctttcctctcattccccaaaagctgtgaatctccatcccacacactctccctccattctcactctgctgtatctaatactcaccctcccaattctcctgaaggtgctgattgaggctgattgacagatccatgctcactgcttcctgtccaccacacacaaatcataagaaacaggagctgcagttggccattcagcccatcgaattgcctcaaccattcattgagaattggctgatctaccgcagcatcatttcccacgctatcccccagatagagagagaatagagccaatgtttggagtctggagagaggaaagaatgttccatagaaactagaattgcgtGTTCTGAATTtccatcctgcactgacactgatgacctctgtaaacttgttttacaggatactgaaagaggaatcacaggctgaaatctcaaacgtcacatctagatctgacagagtcacattccttgggacctgaatatcatcggcctttgaatcgaggagaaatggttgtccggtctgatgacttgaaaagatttcaaacatcagtgactGGAAAAGTGCCAACACACTGCCAGactggagtgagtgtgttccagtgcactgagcttgaaccagttacacagcctgaataaatatcacaccattcacagcggtggggaggggcggggactgttctgtgtgtggacgagtcttcaactgaagagagaggaaaggacacctgcaccatggagaaaccatggaaatgtggggactgtgggaaaagatacaaagtcccatccctgctggaagctcatcggcgcagccacactggggagagaccatttacttgctctcagtgtggggagggattcactcgggtatcccatctgcagagacaccagcgagttcacactggggagaaaccgttcacctgctctcagtgtgagaagggattcactgatttatccaccctgcggacgcaccagcgagttcacactggggagaggccgttcacctgctctcagtgtgagaaggggttcagtcaattatctaacctgcagacacaccagcgagttcacactggggagaggccgttcacttgctctcagtgtgagaagggattcactgatttatccaccctgcggacgcaccagcgagttcacactggggagaggccgttcacctgctctcagtgtgagaaggggttcagtcaattatctaacctgcagagacaccagcgagttcacactggggagacaccgttcacctgctctcagtgtgggaagggattcactcggtcatccagcctgcaggcacaccagcgagttcacactggggagaagccgttcacctgctctcagtgtgagaagggattcactgatatttccaccctgcggaaacaccagcgagttcacactggggagaggccgttcacctgctctcagtgtgagaaagggttcagtcaattagctaacctgcagagacaccagcgagttcacacaggggagagacctttcacctgctctcagtgtgggaagggattcactgatttatccactctgcggagacaccagcgagttcacactggggagtggccattcacctgctctcagtgtgggaagggattcactgatttattcaccctgcggtgtcaccagcgagttcacactggggagaggccgttcacctgctctcagtgtgggaagggattcatagtttcatcccagctgctgaaacaccagcgagttcacgagtgattccaggggttggattctgctgttattctttctgctctcaattacatccaggactgcattttgttcattctcacagttggtcaatggggagggtcggagggtttctttctgttggactggccggtctcatgtctttgcctccagtgggctgatgctctttgagtcttgttgcgaatacctggtttcaaatttcacacggatcacagagtgacagggtgttaggaagttaagagtcactatttctgtttgaaactcccccagatgcccatccaatttcctttgtaattgtttattgtctccacttcctcgaccctcgtaggcagcgagttccaggtcattaccattcactgcatcaaaatattcttcctcacatcccgccttcctctctgacccaaaaccataaacctgtgtccctctcatccttgtcccgtcagctaatgggaacagcttttctttgtccaccttatctaaacctgtcagaatcttgtccacctctatcaaatctcccctcaacctcctttgctccaaggagaacaaccccagcctgtcattgacaataaagaacaaacgaacagaatatgttaatacctgaaatcaaatgggaatgtttaatttctgatttaaagaaatcatgaatatattgtcacgtacaataaagggatttgaataactcagcttgggtgcagttgaatgaaatgtaTCAATCTCGTATCCACCCACAGTCTAGAGGAAgtatggaatgtgtagctggaaatccctccctaacagcactgtgggtgtacttacaccttcgGCAttatagcagttcaggaaggcagtgttggcgctgatcgtggccgaggcagctacagacagccacatatcctgttataactgaaggactgcagattaaatgcgaggcattgtgggacatgactatcttgaccacattcctgtgactgctcagtttctgcaatcatgaaccattaaagctgcttagcagggctctgaaagaggacctggtgagaatatttactcataatgagttagaattaaacttatcccaggaccggctggtgttcagtggctgagattcctgaatgtgtaaaaagggggtctgat
This genomic window contains:
- the LOC144485678 gene encoding uncharacterized protein LOC144485678; this encodes MEKPWKCGDCGKRYKVPSLLEAHRRSHTGERPFTCSQCGEGFTRVSHLQRHQRVHTGEKPFTCSQCEKGFTDLSTLRTHQRVHTGERPFTCSQCEKGFSQLSNLQTHQRVHTGERPFTCSQCEKGFTDLSTLRTHQRVHTGERPFTCSQCEKGFSQLSNLQRHQRVHTGETPFTCSQCGKGFTRSSSLQAHQRVHTGEKPFTCSQCEKGFTDISTLRKHQRVHTGERPFTCSQCEKGFSQLANLQRHQRVHTGERPFTCSQCGKGFTDLSTLRRHQRVHTGEWPFTCSQCGKGFTDLFTLRCHQRVHTGERPFTCSQCGKGFIVSSQLLKHQRVHE